Proteins from a genomic interval of Microbacterium abyssi:
- the rnpA gene encoding ribonuclease P protein component encodes MLARPFRLTRGTDYRSVVRRGVRCGGARVVTSMMTTGEAREPRFGFIISKQVGTAVIRNTVRRRLKAVCADAITDVPQGTDVVIRALPASATATFAELKADVTRCLARLDRTTART; translated from the coding sequence GTGCTCGCCCGTCCGTTCCGACTGACGCGAGGCACTGACTACAGGTCGGTCGTCCGTCGCGGTGTCCGGTGCGGGGGCGCCCGAGTCGTCACCTCCATGATGACGACCGGAGAAGCGCGCGAACCCCGGTTCGGGTTCATCATCAGCAAGCAGGTGGGTACCGCTGTGATCCGCAACACCGTGCGTCGACGGCTCAAAGCCGTATGCGCGGACGCGATCACAGATGTCCCTCAGGGCACGGATGTCGTCATCCGTGCCCTTCCTGCGTCTGCAACGGCGACGTTCGCCGAACTCAAGGCCGATGTGACGCGTTGCCTGGCCAGACTCGACCGCACGACGGCACGGACATGA